From Lytechinus pictus isolate F3 Inbred chromosome 6, Lp3.0, whole genome shotgun sequence, the proteins below share one genomic window:
- the LOC129263213 gene encoding uncharacterized protein LOC129263213: MVDQRNDENSDDVTPLEPDVNPDSSPQEPEKDEDEENEDWKIIEYSDSDKDQTIVDIDGYGGSPSNSELCTVVHPVANVTLALELAKALRLDVNDIIVLIAPHDPALMERLAWQLLHQLCRRLRRQEKEEKVSTLLQGYNIEDAQTGIGEICAKIRTTPDLIDLSQRLDLPASEILQVMASSLTFEPASIRRVVLKMLQKWAEQGGTRLRLLEMVQAFNFIDAAEHIARAIPNHPGFLDHFTHGIIDHDGGDLTLKEPDIRVSIPSGAILKGMRSVVTLTILQGSSSKFPLDPGEVLITPTIRCSSNHDLLRSATVVLPHYIASDQYQQKKKDLCVKLYSKIGPGEFGYRTLLPESSKGIEISEDRVTFSTRHLQYFALSSNDIHGVQFICEVSQPMFMSNIQHPNLLIYIAHPCNTTSVRGQNYSLSEPFYEVTTVIKFNLESAEDDIKISCLTGSEKTQETVHACSLLSGGCNTININLPPSTNDKIVRVSIEQGLGLVKLAEQEVNIRKEGM; this comes from the exons ATGGTTGACCAAAGAA ATGATGAGAACAGTGATGATGTGACCCCTCTTGAACCGGACGTGAATCCTGACTCATCACCTCAAGAACCAGAAAaggatgaagatgaagagaatgaagaTTGGAAGATCATCGAATACTCAGATTCAG ACAAAGATCAAACTATTGTCGATATCGACGGGTATGGAGGTTCACCTAGTAATTCAGAACTGTGTACAGTCGTTCATCCGGTGGCGAATGTCACGTTGGCCTTAGAACTAGCTAAAGCTCTTCGTTTGGACGTTAATGACATCATAGTTCTCATTGCTCCTCACGACCCTGCATTAATGGAGAGATTAGCATGGCAACTCCTTCATCAATTGTGTAGACGTCTACGAAgacaggaaaaggaagagaaggtgTCTACGCTTCTTCAAGGATACAACATCGAAGACGCACAAACAG GCATTGGTGAAATCTGTGCCAAAATTCGGACTACTCCAGACCTCATCGACCTCTCTCAAAGGTTGGATCTGCCAGCTTCTGAAATTCTTCAGGTGATGGCTTCATCTTTGACCTTTGAACCTGCCTCGATACGACGGGTGGTACTAAAAATGCTTCAGAAATGGGCCGAACAAGGAGGAACAAGGCTGAGGTTGCTTGAAATGGTTCAAGCTTTTAATTTCATCGATGCTGCAGAACACATAGCCAGAG CAATACCAAACCACCCAGGTTTCTTGGATCATTTCACACATGGCATCATTGATCATGATGGTGGAGACCTGACGCTAAAGGAACCTGATATACGGGTATCTATTCCTTCAGGAGCGATCCTCAAAGGAATGAGATCAGTCGTTACTCTCACGATCTTACAAGGAAGTTCGTCCAAGTTTCCCCTGGATCCTGGCGAGGTTCTTATAACACCGACCATCCGATGTTCCTCCAACCATGATCTTCTCAGATCTGCAACTGTAGTGCTTCCACACTACATTGCTTCAGATCAATACCAGCAGAAGAAGAAAGACTTGTGTGTGAAGCTATATAGCAAAATAGGACCAG GAGAATTTGGTTACAGGACTTTGCTTCCTGAATCGTCGAAGGGTATTGAGATCTCAGAAGACAGGGTTACCTTCTCGACACGTCATCTTCAATACTTTGCTCTGTCTTCAAACGATATTCATGGAGTTCAGTTCATCTGTGAAGTATCACAGCCTATGTTCATGAGCAACATCCAGCATCCCAATCTTCTAATCTACATAGCACATCCTTGCAACACTACA AGTGTAAGAGGACAGAATTATAGCTTATCAGAACCATTCTATGAAGTCACGACTGTAATCAAATTCAATCTGGAATCTGCTGAAGATGACATCAAGATTTCATGTCTAACTGGCTCAGAGAAGACCCAAGAAACT GTTCATGCGTGTTCCCTACTATCTGGAGGTTGTAATACTATCAACATCAATCTGCCGCCCTCAACCAATGATAAGATTGTTCGTGTTTCCATTGAGCAAGGCCTGGGGCTGGTCAAACTCGCAGAACAAGAAGTTAATATCCGTAAAGAAGGTatgtga